From the genome of Tenrec ecaudatus isolate mTenEca1 chromosome 1, mTenEca1.hap1, whole genome shotgun sequence:
atagcatgtgcaaagacctagaggtaGAACACTAAAAAGGAAGAACCGCTAAGCATTTCTTCAActgaaagaaccaaaggaaaaaaattcaagcctcaaatcacaatattaaaagattctatgagcaaaatattgaacaatgcaggaaacattaaaaaatgaaGGATACGCAGAagcactgtactaaaaagaactagataTTCAGCCATTTAAAGTGGCATATGATTAAGGTGTTCTAGCTGCACTGAAGGACTCCAAGAATTGACGGGCTACCAGTGGAAATGTTTACAAGCTGATGAATCACTAGGAGCACTCtgcgccaagaaatctggaacacagatacttagccaactgactggaagagatccacatttgtacttattcctaagaaaggtgaccccacagaatccTCCAATTAGGGAACATTATCGTTACTGTCAcacacaagtagaattttgctgaagatcagcaatggttgtagcagtgcaCTGACGGACAGAGGTACAGGCTTCAttccaaagaggatgtggaacaagggctatcatttctgacatcagatgggtcttgactgaaagcagggcctcccagaaagatgtttacttgtgtttcactgactgcaAAGGCATTCGCCTGTGGCCCATCACTAAGTGGATAGCTcggagaagaatgaaaattccagagcTCCTCATTATGCTCTTAGGAAACTGTCCCTAGTTCAAGAACCAGCTGTGTGAGCAGAACTAAGGAActccgcatggtttaaaatcaagaaaggtgtgtgtgaggGTTGTGTTCTCTCACCATACCCATTCCATCTGTATAAAATGAagacctatgggacagggtagaaatgcccctacggcttttctgagactgactttatggagtagaaagccacgtctttctcccgcagagtggctggcagatggtcgatttgaactgctgacattgtggttaacagcctcACATGTAACCCCACGGAGCCaatactcagagaagctgggtattatgaagaagaatgcagcatccggtttagaggaaggcttagtaacaacgtGTGAGATgccgataacacaaccttgctgaacaTGAGGACGACCTGAACCAGTGCTGATGAAGAGctgaggactgcagccttcagggcGGATTGCAGCTCAGTGTGAAGAAGGCCGAAATCCTCCCAGCTGGACCAGCAGgtcacatcatgacaaatggaagaaaggttcAAGCCGGCCAGGATTTGGTCTTATGTCCACAATCAAatgttcatggcagcagcagtcaggatATGAAACAATgggattgcattgggaaaatctgctacacaagacctcttttaaagtgttgaaaagcaggattGCTACCTTtcggactaagatgtgcctgacccatgccatattattttcatttatctcgtgcctatgaaagttggacattaaataagagaaaaaatggatgcatttgcattatggcgctggtgaagaatggtgaaagtactgtggacgccAAAAGAGCAgaaacaagcctgtcttggaagaggtatcctcagaatgctccttggaagtaaggatggtgagactttgtcccatGTACTCTGGgtgtgttattaggagagaccagtccctggagaaggacttcgtgtttggtaaagtcagaggggcagggaaaaagaggaagactcttcacAAGATGAactggcgcagtggctgcaaccgtgggctcaaacggaacacttgtgaggatggcacaatggGCGATGCTTCCTTGTGCTGTAGATAACAAGGTCGatagggtcagaaccgactccgtgGCACCCCACAACAAATGGTTTCTATTGGAATTTGGAAAAGGAGGGGGCTAATTGGATCTCAGACTTAGCCCTTCTCTCTGCTATCAAAACTGGTCAGGATGGTGGTATGGATGCACGGGGATTGACAATAGTCCCCTTATTGCTTTCTGCATTAAATACTTACCTGATTTCAGAGACAGACTAAAGGAGATCATAACAATATTGTACCTCTCTGATTTCAAAGACAGACCAGTTTTATAGAAGATCATAACAATACCATTTTCAATGATTtctgaaaaagaaacaaatacaaAGTAGCTTTACTTTCAAGCAGAGTTATATTAATGGAGGACTCTTAAGAAGACTTAGTATTAAGCTTTTGAGTAATAGGGTGTGGATTTACCATCCATTGATAATTCAGATCTAGACTCAAATGTTTATCGTTCCTTTTTATTTGTTGGCTATTTCCTAATATTTCTTGTAGTATTTCTACCATCTGACTTGCTGGGTGCAAGAATGATGGGGAAGGGTAAGAAGGTAATGTTGCTGTGTGGGGATACAATAAATTTTAGGTTGTCCCTGGGTTGCTTCAGTTGCCTATTCTACCCTGCTGTTGACCATTATGGTAATTCACTGCAAATTATCTCACTGAGCATAGCTAAGTAATAAAGTGAAATATATTGGTCCATTAAGTGTTCCTGGCCAAAtacaaatagtaagttttcccatcTTAATCAGACTTCTTTGGCTAGTTGCAGCCAGAAAAAAATCTATTAAGCAAGAAGACTATATTTCATCAATTCAGATATGCCATTGGATTTAATAAGCCATATTATTGTATACACTACAAAAAAGAAAGAGCGAAGCCAATTAAACTATGGCATGTTATCAATTAAGAATCCTAACTCatgacaagaggaaactaaaaggaaatagaggaaagcgctaggaggcaaagggcatttatagaggtccaaataaaggcatgtacatatgtaaatatatttatacttgAGGATGGGGacgtagatctatgtgcatgtatttataggtttagtattaaggtagcagatggacattgggcctccactcaagtatttcctcaatgcaagaacactttgttttattaaactggcattccatgatgctcaccttctggacctgatcgctgaagacaaagcgggtgaataagcaaacgtggtggagaaagctgatggtgcatcactatcaaaagatagagcacctgggatcttaaaggcttgaaggtaaataagcagccttccagttcagaagcaacaaagcccacatggaagaaacacaccagtctgtgtgatcacgaggtgccgaagagatcagttatcagagatcaaagagcaaaaaatcatatattgtgtgctcacctccccatacgatcgctgaagacaatagtgggcgcataagcaaatgtggtgaagaaggctgatggtgcatgactatcaaacgatatagcagctgtgattttaaaggcttgaagataaacaagcggccatctagatcaaaagcaacaaagcccacatggaagaagcacaccagtctgtgtgatcacgaggtgtcgaagggatcagttatcaggcatcaaagaacaaaaaatcatatcattgtgaatgagggggagtgtggagtggagacccaaaacccatctgtaggcaactggacatccccttaaggaagcatagtggggaggagacaagccagtcagagtgcagtgtagcaatgaggaaacaacTTTCCcatagttactaaatgcttcctcccctaccactatcatgatcccaattctactttacaaaattgactagaccagaggatgttcactggtacagataggaactggaaacacagggaatccaggatggatgatcgctcaggaccagtggtgagagtggcaataccgggagggtagaggtaaggggggttggaaagggggaaccgattacaggatctacatgttacctcctccctgcgggacacaacagaaaagtgtgtgaaggaagacattggacagtggaagataggacaaaataatttataaattatcaggggttcatgagagaggggggaatggggggcgggggaatgagctgatgtcaggggcttaagtagagagcaaatgttttgagaatgacaagggtaacgaatgtacaaatgtgctttacacaattgatgtatgtatggattgtgataagagttgtatgaatccccaataacatgattaaaaaaaaagaatcccaaCTCTTTCCGGAGTTCCTTCGAGTCTTTCTATAACATTTCTGATGACATCTGAGGCTCCTGGAGACATCCCAGGTTAACTCTCAGTCTGGACAACTGACGTATGGCTTCATGATGGAGAATGATTGGCCTTCATTCTGAGAGTAATGAAGTCTGCCTGTGGCAAATTGCCAGTCCTATCAAAGCCAGGCTATTGTCAGCATTAAATATACTCTTGACTTTTTCTGGATAGCTACCTCCACATTAAGCAAGCGAAGCACTTAGAACTCATTGAGCTTTCCCGTCTCCTAGTTGGAATATGAAAAGTAGAGGGGGAGTACTTGGCATTCAAGCACAGGAATGCTCATTTTTCAGAGGGTATGATTTAGGCATATTGTTACTACCAGCATCCTGGAAGTgagtacatttactagtttttaaatctcattttagtactaccttcctctttgtccatttttataacatttgctTCTTTGAAAGGGCAACAAAGTATTCTCTCTGTTCTTTACCAGCTTTTCTGATGAAAGACTAAATTTGTGTACAAAGACAGGATCTAGTAGTAGAGAGGCTAGGAGACTTAATTTAACTTTCTTAAAGAAAATGGTAGCGAATTTGGGTTTGAAAATGGTGTTTATAACACTATCAGTATTCATCTTCCCAAGACTTCCTTACATGTAGCTGTAAAATTTGTTAAATTCCTGAGCTAGATTTTGGAATATCTGGATGTTTGCTAGATCATTGAGGGAGTGAGTTTGACCTCCTTTCCCTTTTGCTTAGCATTGTGTTtaccaattgtgttagtctgggtagattagtgaaacaaattcataagcacacatgtgtataagaaagatgtttatatacaggagcaattgaatattgagaaaacatcccagcccagtccagatcaagtccataagcccgatattagcccatatgtccgataccagtctatagtcttctgactcaagaaacacatgcaataatacctaatgcaggaagatcacaggccagtgggtgggaagtcttctgtattcagtggcattgtaagcatctcagcgctgacagaggTCTCACCAAGTGGCTTCTCCAccacccaggcctgcatcagggtaggtctatgtggcttctcagggatgtctcagagGAAGTCAGCCTTTGTCATTAGAGTCTCccaaggaagtgtgtgtgtgtgtgtgtgtgtgtgtgtgtgtgtgtgtgtgtgtgtgtgagagtgtgtcacttccaagtgtgtgtgtgtgagagagagagagtgtgtgtgtgtgtgtgtgtgtcacttccaaggaggaaatacaggaattcctaggatcctcagggagggagggagggaaagagagagagagagggtgtgtgtgtgtgtggtgtgtgtgtgtcacttccaaggaggaaatataggaatTCCTAGGATCCTCGGGGGAAGGCCATGTCcaaccagaggcctcattggctggcacctgatggacagactaaactccaccccttcactctagtcttctcaagtccccaattgacacctgattatgtaactaccacaccaatgaACCTGTTGTCTTTGGAGATCACAGAGCTCTCGCAGGGCAGTATAGAACTacccctagggtttccaaagctgtctgcAGCTTtgctgaagcagacagcctcttctttctcctgtgttgtaactggtgggtttgaactgctagttTTGTGCTTGGCAGCCCCCTGCTTAACCCAtgctgctaccaggactccttgttcACCAATGAGTGAGCATTAATCAGCTGCACTTGTATTTTATAGGATGAATGGCAGTGTACTGAGTGCAAAAAATTCAACTCTCCAAGCAAGAGGTACTGCTTTCGCTGCTGGGCCTTGAGGAAGGATTGGTATTCAGATTGTCCCAAGTTAACCCACTCTCTCTCCACCTCTGACATCACTGCCATAcccgaaaagaaagaaaatgaaggaatTGACGTCCCTGATTGCCGGAGAACCATTTCCGCTCCTGTTGTTAGGCCTACAGATGCATATATAAAGGAAGAGAACGCCAAGCCTCTTGAATCCTGCAATTCAGTGGAATTCTTGGATTTGGCTCACAGTACCGAAAGCCAAGAGACCATCTCAAGCCTGGGAGAGCCCTCAGATAACCTCTATGAGCAGAGAACAGATGCAGAGAGCATGGAGCATTGCCAGACTCTCTTGAAGCCCTGTAGCGTATGTGAGAAGAGACCTCGAAATGGGAACATCATTCATGGGAGGACAGGCCATCTTGCCACTTGCTTTCACTGTGCCAGAAGATTAAAGAAGGCTGGGGCCTCTTGCCCTGTTTGCAAGAAAGAGATTCAGCTGGTTATTAAGGTTTTTCTAGCATAGCTGCATCAGTAAGCTGCAGAGAAACCGAATAGAGTCCGGTCAGGAAGGAAAGTTCCAGCACTGAGCCTCTCCCCTCCATTTGACCCATTGCCTCCATTTGTCTGCGCATATCAAGCTCTTGGCCATTTTTGCTTGTAATCCCATAGGGAAATTGAAAGGAATTCCATAGAAATAGGTGATCAATTTGGAGACTATT
Proteins encoded in this window:
- the LOC142424170 gene encoding protein Mdm4-like, translated to MDIPSQDQLKPSEEASVTTRKSTEEGNAPVLPTSQPNCRNSRQDEDLIENVTPAESSVLDLGFEEWDVAGLPWWFLGNLRNNYTPRSNGSTDLQTNQDVGTALVSDTTDDLLLNDSVSEQLGVGIKAEAAGTEHTSEEVGKGNEKKVIGGEKSDDFEDSKSLSDDTDVEVSSEDEWQCTECKKFNSPSKRYCFRCWALRKDWYSDCPKLTHSLSTSDITAIPEKKENEGIDVPDCRRTISAPVVRPTDAYIKEENAKPLESCNSVEFLDLAHSTESQETISSLGEPSDNLYEQRTDAESMEHCQTLLKPCSVCEKRPRNGNIIHGRTGHLATCFHCARRLKKAGASCPVCKKEIQLVIKVFLA